The following proteins are co-located in the Triticum aestivum cultivar Chinese Spring chromosome 1A, IWGSC CS RefSeq v2.1, whole genome shotgun sequence genome:
- the LOC123076176 gene encoding momilactone A synthase — MMLRLVREARRAATSSELAGRAGARRWLSTAMKGRLEGKTALITGGASGLGKATAHEFIQEGACVVLADINSQLGLQTAEELGPQAHFVHCDVVLEDSVAGAVDTAVARHGRLDVMFNSAGIVGSLSGTSDMATLDLDQFDDIMRVNLRGTLAGIKHATRVMAPAGSGSILCMGSISGIMGSLGSYPYSLSKLAIAGIVRTAAAELARHGVRVNCISPHAVATPMVVRQFSQMLQGADEATVTAIIRSLGELKGAACEAVDVARAAVYLASDDGKYVSGHNLVVDGGFTTYKYMNVPFPKPQDSE; from the exons ATGATGCTCCGGCTCGTCCGTGAAGCTAG GAGGGCGGCTACTTCCTCGGAGTTggccggcagggcaggcgccagGCGGTGGCTATCGACGGCGATGAAGGGAAG GCTGGAGGGAAAGACTGCACTGATAACCGGAGGAGCAAGTGGGCTGGGTAAGGCCACAGCCCATGAGTTCATCCAAGAGGGCGCATGCGTGGTTCTCGCCGATATCAATTCGCAGCTGGGCCTCCAAACAGCCGAGGAACTCGGCCCGCAGGCCCACTTCGTCCACTGCGACGTCGTCCTCGAGGACAGCGTGGCCGGGGCAGTGGACACCGCCGTCGCGAGGCACGGCCGGCTCGACGTCATGTTCAACAGCGCCGGCATCGTGGGATCTCTCTCCGGCACTTCGGACATGGCAACCCTGGACCTGGACCAGTTCGACGACATCATGCGCGTGAACCTGCGCGGCACTCTGGCAGGGATCAAGCACGCGACGCGCGTCATGGCGCCGGCGGGCTCCGGCTCCATCCTCTGCATGGGCAGCATCAGTGGTATCATGGGGAGCCTTGGCTCGTATCCCTACTCGCTTTCCAAGCTCGCCATCGCCGGCATCGTCAGGAcagccgccgcggagctcgcccgTCACGGCGTCCGCGTCAACTGCATTTCGCCACACGCCGTCGCGACGCCGATGGTGGTGCGGCAGTTCTCGCAGATGCTCCAGGGCGCCGACGAGGCCACGGTGACGGCCATCATCCGGAGTCTCGGCGAGCTCAAGGGCGCTGCGTGCGAGGCGGTGGACGTGGCCAGGGCTGCCGTCTACCTCGCCTCCGACGACGGCAAGTACGTGTCCGGCCACAACCTGGTTGTGGACGGTGGGTTCACCACCTACAAGTATATGAACGTGCCGTTCCCCAAGCCGCAGGACAGTGAGTGA